In one window of bacterium DNA:
- the glgP gene encoding alpha-glucan family phosphorylase — MDPLEKTYFNPGKASVPKIRKQGKRIAYFSMEIGIDSKIPTYSGGLGILAGDTIKSCADLSVPLVAITLLYRKGYFYQKLDDQGQQQELPCEWNPKDLLTLLPKKVSVTIENRPVFIQAWQYRATGVTGYCVPVIFLDTDIDQNSDYDRSLTDYLYGGDEKYRLAQEIILGIGGVRILKELGYHRISRYHMNEGHASLLTLELLNERKRNHEPIWDIDRVKRMCVFTTHTPVPAGHDQFSYDLVRQVLGESMPVDFLKNIGGEDRLNMTLLALNLSHYVNGVAKEHGKVSREMFPGYHIDSITNGTHTNTWVCESLKRLYDKYIHGWMNDPFSLRYALSIPKEEIWNAHQEAKKKLLDYVNEKMNAGMDYDTLTIGFARRATAYKRADLVFFDTNRLVNISQSVGKIQLIFAGRAHPRDWPGKELIKRIVSVSKELKDSIKIVYLENYDMELGKMLISGVDLWLNTPRKPREASGTSGMKAAHNGIPSLSILDGWWIEGCIEGLTGWSIGSASDIESVDERNAHSLYEKLQKVIIPLFYNNRDNWVDIMRHSIAINASFFNTHRMVQQYVLDAYSY, encoded by the coding sequence ATGGATCCCTTAGAAAAAACATATTTTAACCCGGGAAAGGCATCTGTTCCCAAAATACGAAAGCAAGGGAAAAGAATTGCTTATTTTTCTATGGAGATAGGCATTGATTCTAAAATTCCTACCTATAGCGGTGGCTTGGGAATTTTAGCTGGGGATACAATCAAATCGTGTGCTGATTTAAGCGTTCCTCTGGTTGCAATTACCCTATTGTATAGAAAAGGATACTTTTATCAAAAGCTGGATGACCAGGGTCAGCAACAGGAGTTACCATGTGAATGGAATCCCAAAGATTTATTGACACTCTTACCCAAAAAAGTAAGTGTTACCATAGAAAATAGACCCGTTTTTATCCAGGCATGGCAGTACAGGGCAACTGGTGTCACTGGATATTGTGTGCCTGTCATCTTCTTAGATACGGATATTGACCAGAATAGTGATTATGACCGGAGTCTTACTGATTATCTATACGGTGGAGATGAAAAGTATAGGCTCGCCCAGGAAATTATCCTGGGTATTGGCGGAGTAAGGATACTTAAAGAATTAGGATACCATCGAATTAGTCGGTATCATATGAATGAAGGACACGCAAGCTTATTGACCCTTGAACTCTTAAATGAAAGAAAAAGAAATCATGAACCAATATGGGATATTGATAGGGTAAAAAGAATGTGTGTGTTTACCACACATACACCTGTTCCTGCAGGGCACGACCAATTTTCTTACGACTTGGTCAGGCAAGTTCTGGGCGAATCTATGCCCGTCGATTTTTTAAAAAATATCGGAGGGGAAGACAGGTTAAATATGACGCTTCTTGCATTGAATTTGAGCCATTATGTAAATGGTGTTGCTAAGGAACATGGTAAAGTTTCCCGGGAGATGTTTCCCGGTTACCATATTGATTCTATCACTAATGGGACACATACAAACACATGGGTCTGTGAAAGTCTTAAAAGGTTATACGATAAGTATATTCACGGTTGGATGAATGACCCTTTCAGTCTTCGGTATGCCTTAAGTATTCCCAAAGAGGAAATATGGAATGCTCATCAGGAGGCAAAAAAGAAACTTTTAGACTATGTTAATGAGAAAATGAATGCAGGCATGGATTATGACACACTTACGATTGGGTTTGCACGAAGGGCTACTGCATATAAAAGGGCGGATTTAGTTTTCTTTGATACGAACAGGTTAGTCAATATTTCTCAAAGCGTTGGTAAGATTCAACTGATTTTTGCTGGTAGGGCGCACCCCAGAGATTGGCCTGGAAAAGAACTGATAAAAAGAATTGTTTCTGTGTCGAAAGAACTAAAAGACAGTATTAAAATAGTTTATCTTGAAAATTATGATATGGAACTGGGTAAGATGCTTATTTCCGGAGTTGATTTATGGCTTAATACTCCTCGAAAACCCCGAGAAGCTTCAGGAACATCTGGTATGAAAGCAGCGCACAACGGTATTCCCAGTTTGAGCATTTTAGATGGATGGTGGATTGAAGGATGTATTGAAGGTCTTACTGGATGGTCAATCGGTTCAGCTTCGGATATAGAGAGTGTTGATGAAAGGAATGCTCATTCTCTCTATGAAAAGTTACAAAAAGTAATCATTCCTCTATTTTATAACAACCGTGATAACTGGGTTGATATTATGCGGCACTCAATTGCCATCAATGCTTCTTTTTTCAATACCCATCGAATGGTGCAGCAGTATGTTTTAGATGCGTATTCGTATTAA
- the pyk gene encoding pyruvate kinase has protein sequence MVKTKIICTIGPASDNVTVLRNMMLAGMDVARLNFSHRNHASHKYCINLIRELNKKYRRHIKILQDLEGYRIRVGRFKHKKSIELKKRQQVFLTNQDVLGEKNIIPFDYESSLDNIKPGNYIYIDDGNIALIVKSRTKKYLKAEVIIPGSLKENKGINIPDVSLRFKGLTNKDRIDIQFGIKNKVDYIAQSFVRNKNDIIQIKDLVKPNLPNCNIIAKIENRQGIKNIDEIIDVSDGIMIARGDMGVSIPIYEIPVVQKLIIKKCNQAKKFVITATQMLESMVENLRPARAEVTDVANAVLDGSDFVMLSAETAIGQHPVEVVKMMNQILKFTETSFKENGSLRKNIF, from the coding sequence ATGGTCAAGACAAAAATAATCTGTACAATAGGACCTGCAAGCGACAATGTAACCGTCTTGAGAAATATGATGCTCGCTGGTATGGATGTAGCCAGACTTAATTTTTCCCATAGAAACCATGCCAGTCATAAATATTGTATAAATTTGATTAGAGAGTTAAATAAGAAATATAGACGCCATATAAAAATATTACAGGACCTGGAGGGTTATCGTATAAGAGTTGGCAGGTTCAAACATAAAAAGAGTATCGAATTGAAAAAAAGACAACAGGTCTTCCTGACTAATCAGGATGTATTAGGAGAAAAAAATATAATACCGTTTGATTATGAAAGCTCTTTAGATAATATAAAGCCAGGGAATTACATATACATAGATGACGGCAACATTGCTCTAATTGTAAAATCAAGGACAAAAAAATATCTCAAGGCAGAGGTGATTATTCCTGGGTCTTTGAAGGAAAACAAAGGAATTAACATTCCCGATGTATCCTTAAGGTTTAAAGGATTAACTAATAAAGATAGAATCGATATCCAATTCGGTATAAAAAACAAAGTAGATTATATTGCACAATCTTTTGTAAGAAATAAAAACGATATTATTCAAATAAAAGATTTAGTTAAACCCAACCTCCCGAACTGCAACATAATTGCCAAGATTGAAAATCGGCAGGGTATTAAGAATATTGATGAGATAATAGATGTCTCCGATGGAATTATGATAGCGCGGGGGGATATGGGAGTATCAATTCCAATCTATGAAATCCCTGTTGTCCAGAAACTGATAATCAAAAAATGTAACCAGGCAAAGAAGTTCGTCATTACGGCTACACAAATGCTTGAAAGTATGGTAGAAAATTTAAGGCCTGCCAGAGCTGAAGTCACAGATGTTGCCAACGCAGTATTAGATGGCTCTGATTTTGTTATGCTTTCAGCAGAAACTGCTATAGGTCAACATCCCGTTGAAGTAGTAAAGATGATGAACCAGATACTGAAATTTACTGAAACGTCATTTAAGGAAAATGGATCCCTTAGAAAAAACATATTTTAA
- a CDS encoding DNA polymerase ligase N-terminal domain-containing protein: protein MPKKTPKKSKNLIFVVQKHQATRLHYDFRLEKGDVLKSWAIPKEPPTKKSVKRLAIQVEDHSLGYEDFEGEIAEGLYGAGTVEIWDKGYYEPIKFQAKEITFELKGKKLKGTYCLIKIQPKNPQDKNWLLFKKKTIRR from the coding sequence ATGCCTAAAAAGACGCCTAAAAAATCAAAAAATCTTATCTTTGTAGTCCAGAAACACCAAGCCACACGTCTCCATTACGATTTCCGTCTGGAAAAAGGTGATGTATTAAAAAGCTGGGCCATTCCCAAAGAACCGCCAACAAAAAAAAGCGTCAAACGATTAGCCATTCAGGTTGAAGACCATTCGTTAGGATATGAGGATTTTGAAGGTGAGATAGCCGAAGGACTGTATGGTGCAGGAACAGTAGAAATATGGGATAAAGGATATTATGAGCCGATAAAGTTCCAGGCTAAAGAAATAACCTTTGAATTAAAAGGCAAGAAATTAAAAGGGACTTATTGCTTAATAAAGATACAACCCAAAAATCCCCAAGACAAAAACTGGCTCCTCTTCAAAAAGAAAACTATTAGACGTTAA
- the nth gene encoding endonuclease III, which yields MSVKNIDKILLLLKKEYPKTKIALNFSTPLEILVATVLSAQCTDARVNIVTKSLFKKYRKVQDYAKANLKTFEQEIRSTGFYRNKAKNIISTAQKIVKDFNSKLPDSMDKLIQLPGVARKTANIVLFNGFGKVEGIAVDTHVRRLSQRLGLTKNQDPQKIEQDLMKLLDKKEWGKFSYLLIDHGRKICDAKKPKCLECILRKLCPSRKDSYA from the coding sequence ATGTCGGTGAAAAACATAGATAAGATATTACTCTTACTAAAAAAAGAGTATCCCAAAACAAAGATTGCCTTAAATTTTAGCACTCCTTTAGAGATTTTAGTAGCTACAGTTCTTTCTGCCCAATGTACTGATGCGAGAGTAAATATAGTGACTAAATCTCTTTTCAAAAAGTATAGGAAAGTCCAAGATTATGCAAAAGCTAACTTGAAAACTTTTGAACAGGAAATCCGCTCAACAGGATTCTATCGTAATAAAGCAAAAAACATAATATCAACAGCTCAAAAGATTGTAAAAGATTTTAACAGTAAATTACCAGATTCAATGGATAAATTGATACAACTACCTGGAGTAGCCAGAAAAACAGCAAACATAGTGCTTTTTAATGGCTTCGGGAAAGTAGAAGGCATAGCAGTCGATACCCATGTCAGGAGATTAAGCCAGAGGTTAGGGCTTACTAAAAATCAAGACCCCCAGAAGATTGAACAGGATTTAATGAAACTGTTAGATAAAAAAGAATGGGGAAAGTTTAGCTATCTCTTAATTGACCATGGCAGAAAGATTTGTGATGCAAAAAAACCAAAATGCTTAGAATGTATTTTACGAAAACTCTGCCCTTCTAGAAAGGATTCTTATGCCTAA
- a CDS encoding helix-turn-helix domain-containing protein — translation MVKLNHYMTVKQAASFLGVSPMTLRRWDNEKKLEATRHPINNYRLYEKKQLEKILKEIETGKKGA, via the coding sequence ATGGTTAAACTAAACCACTATATGACTGTCAAACAAGCAGCCAGCTTTCTTGGCGTATCTCCTATGACTTTAAGACGATGGGATAATGAGAAGAAGTTAGAAGCAACTCGCCATCCCATAAACAACTACAGGCTTTATGAGAAGAAACAACTGGAAAAAATCCTAAAGGAGATAGAGACAGGAAAGAAAGGCGCTTGA
- a CDS encoding transposase — protein MARIARIVILNYPHHIIQRGNRSQNVFFSDQDKKSYINLLYKHAIEAGVIFWAYCLMDNHVHLIAVPKNEDSLARGIGQVHRYYTRMINFREGWRGYLWQGRFISYPLDEQYLYAAVRYVERNPVRAGLVKRAEDYPWSSAKAHVLKEKDILLSDNFMLSEIEDWSSYLAEDDRDIDRNLFREHARTGRPLGDDKFITKLEEITGKVLKKGKPGPKNNN, from the coding sequence ATGGCACGAATAGCACGTATCGTCATACTTAACTATCCTCATCATATTATCCAACGTGGCAATCGCTCTCAGAATGTATTCTTCAGCGACCAAGATAAGAAATCCTACATTAATCTTCTATATAAGCATGCCATAGAAGCTGGTGTAATTTTCTGGGCATATTGTTTGATGGATAATCATGTGCATTTAATAGCTGTCCCCAAGAATGAAGACAGTTTAGCGAGGGGAATAGGTCAGGTACACAGATACTATACCCGCATGATTAATTTCCGTGAAGGGTGGAGGGGATATCTGTGGCAGGGGCGATTTATATCTTATCCATTGGACGAGCAGTATCTTTATGCGGCTGTCCGTTATGTTGAACGGAATCCAGTAAGAGCAGGGTTAGTGAAAAGGGCTGAAGATTACCCTTGGTCGAGTGCGAAAGCTCATGTTCTGAAAGAAAAGGATATTTTACTTTCTGATAACTTTATGCTTTCAGAAATAGAAGACTGGTCATCATATCTTGCTGAAGACGATAGAGACATAGATAGGAATCTCTTCAGAGAACATGCCCGCACCGGTCGACCTTTAGGTGATGATAAATTTATTACTAAACTTGAGGAAATAACCGGAAAGGTATTAAAAAAGGGGAAACCAGGACCCAAGAATAATAATTAA
- the glgC gene encoding glucose-1-phosphate adenylyltransferase, whose amino-acid sequence MKPKILGMIMAGGKGERLYPLTKDRTKPAVPFGGKYRLIDFVLSNFLNSGIYAVYVLTQFKAQSLIEHLQDGWQLGQVMRDHFIVTVPAQMRLGESWYRGTADAIYQNLNLIKRVNPDIVAVFGADHIYRMDIRQMVKFHIKKNTAVTVAAVSVPIKDASQLGIISVDEHGLIIGFQEKPKKPCTIPGRPNEALASLGNYLFNTDILISELKEDILRKKTKHDFGKDIIPILYQQKKVFAYDFKENRIPGEEDSKETSYWRDIGTIESYYQANMDLRAVKPSFNLYSPRWPIKTTSYTELPPAKFVFDEHGRRGVALNSIVCEGTIISGGTVRDSVIGRNVFIHSYSEVNQSILMDNVDIGRHARIKRTIIDKNVKIPQRTVIGYNLEEDRKKYHVSPEGIVVIPRTEPKD is encoded by the coding sequence ATGAAACCAAAAATTCTCGGTATGATTATGGCAGGCGGGAAAGGAGAGAGACTTTACCCCCTCACCAAAGATAGAACCAAACCAGCAGTGCCTTTTGGAGGCAAATACCGACTAATCGATTTCGTCCTCAGTAATTTTCTCAATTCAGGTATTTATGCCGTATATGTTCTAACACAATTTAAAGCACAGTCTCTCATTGAGCATCTCCAGGACGGTTGGCAACTGGGACAGGTTATGAGAGACCACTTTATTGTTACCGTTCCTGCCCAGATGCGTTTAGGAGAGAGTTGGTACAGAGGAACTGCTGATGCTATCTATCAGAATTTGAACTTAATTAAACGGGTCAATCCAGATATTGTAGCTGTCTTTGGGGCAGACCACATTTACAGGATGGATATTCGCCAGATGGTGAAATTTCATATCAAAAAGAATACCGCTGTTACTGTAGCCGCTGTTTCCGTTCCTATTAAAGATGCATCACAACTGGGTATTATCAGTGTAGATGAACATGGTCTCATCATTGGCTTTCAGGAAAAGCCCAAAAAGCCCTGCACCATTCCTGGTCGACCTAATGAAGCTTTAGCCTCTCTGGGAAATTACCTTTTCAACACCGACATATTGATAAGTGAACTGAAAGAGGACATCCTAAGAAAAAAGACCAAGCACGATTTCGGGAAGGACATCATTCCTATCCTCTATCAGCAAAAGAAGGTCTTTGCCTACGACTTTAAAGAAAATAGGATTCCCGGTGAGGAAGACTCAAAAGAGACTAGTTACTGGCGCGATATAGGGACAATTGAGAGTTACTATCAAGCAAATATGGACCTTCGCGCTGTCAAACCTTCCTTTAACCTTTACAGTCCTCGCTGGCCAATTAAGACCACCAGTTACACTGAACTTCCACCAGCCAAGTTTGTATTCGATGAACACGGACGGAGAGGTGTAGCATTAAACTCCATCGTCTGTGAAGGCACCATCATTAGTGGTGGAACAGTAAGAGATTCTGTAATAGGCAGAAACGTATTCATCCACAGCTATTCCGAGGTAAACCAGTCAATTCTTATGGACAATGTAGACATCGGAAGGCATGCGCGGATCAAACGCACAATTATCGACAAGAATGTCAAAATTCCCCAAAGAACAGTTATTGGTTATAATTTAGAAGAAGACCGAAAGAAATATCACGTCTCCCCTGAAGGAATTGTAGTCATTCCCCGCACCGAACCCAAAGACTAA
- a CDS encoding TraR/DksA family transcriptional regulator, with translation MKKLTTSKKRISAKEIKKFKEQLLHLKEELLKLVQKTTENEKEYPSGEVGDSVDQAADSSARELLFELNHGERQRLEAIESALKNIEQGHFGMCEKCGNIITKKRLKVVPYARLCIKCKAKMEKPA, from the coding sequence ATGAAAAAATTAACCACATCGAAAAAAAGAATAAGTGCAAAAGAAATAAAGAAATTTAAAGAACAACTCCTCCATTTAAAAGAAGAGTTGCTCAAATTAGTCCAGAAAACAACAGAGAACGAAAAAGAGTATCCCAGTGGTGAGGTAGGAGATAGTGTCGACCAGGCAGCCGATTCTTCTGCCCGGGAATTACTTTTTGAACTCAATCATGGTGAAAGGCAAAGATTAGAAGCTATCGAAAGTGCTTTAAAAAATATTGAACAAGGCCATTTTGGAATGTGCGAAAAGTGCGGTAATATAATAACCAAAAAGCGACTGAAAGTAGTTCCCTATGCTCGCTTATGCATCAAATGTAAGGCTAAGATGGAGAAACCAGCTTAA
- a CDS encoding TonB-dependent receptor encodes MLLRKKNLILISAAILLVVGLAWLGKELKEVREKVAEEKRVSSEKIEEREIEIEIEIEIEKEKALIEEVKREVEGRLRAKEEEKNRMERELKKRVDKLEFERTRREEEANILKEQLEKDLKEVREKVEEEKIVSSQKIEEREIEIEKEKEHREEQAVYMGDMGVIVITPTRGPRMLKDLPTNVSVITRKEIAESNAHNVGEVLKNRLGVEVRRYGTLGAPSYIGLRGCSAYQTLVMVDGRSINSTSDGIADLSQFSIDNIERIEVVRGPASALYGANALGGVVNIITREAKDEKVTADVNFGLGSFGTQIARLNFGTKDTNIKTYFTISNNTSNGWRENSAYDNHNFTGRLAYSAGKIGNFELRGGYHRGKLGLPGVNYTFDSSTWEKIILEEKFASDPNHNQEDEKEYAILEYSNGGENSKLLLKAYGSNDQRRDRNPDELRDDLHENVTRGVETQLDTLYGITLGMDIHQDEYKQRNKINSQTIIGERTLNESIFLQEILSLKPLTTTMGLRYDNHSAYGGQINPSFSLVYQLSQPGESLKLSFNLGRGFRAPTFCDLYQPYTDYGYQAEGNPDLKPEKAWAYDLGFEHQLGNFLLSRVTLFETNIEDLIEWAMDPSFIWRPSNVAQAYSQGVELEFIHQIMSGLSQSINYTYIRSAGKKEGEDKYEIAPYNPHNRVNYRINYANNFGLKLSLGTEYVDEQWSDRGKTGDKLPDCFLLNARIAQRIRNLEAYISLDNILDKKYQTVFGYPMPGRRIFAGISWKLGS; translated from the coding sequence ATGTTACTAAGAAAGAAAAATTTAATTTTGATTTCGGCAGCCATTCTACTTGTGGTTGGTCTCGCCTGGCTGGGAAAGGAGTTAAAGGAAGTAAGGGAGAAAGTGGCAGAGGAAAAGAGAGTCTCCTCTGAGAAGATAGAAGAGAGGGAGATAGAGATAGAGATAGAGATAGAGATAGAGAAGGAGAAGGCATTAATTGAGGAAGTCAAGCGTGAAGTTGAAGGGAGACTCAGGGCTAAAGAGGAAGAGAAGAATAGAATGGAACGGGAGCTCAAGAAGAGGGTAGATAAACTTGAATTTGAGAGGACAAGGAGAGAAGAAGAGGCCAATATCTTAAAGGAACAGCTGGAAAAGGACTTAAAAGAAGTGAGGGAGAAAGTGGAAGAGGAGAAGATAGTCTCCTCTCAGAAGATAGAAGAGAGGGAGATAGAGATAGAGAAGGAGAAGGAACATAGAGAGGAACAGGCAGTCTATATGGGGGACATGGGAGTCATCGTAATTACTCCCACCAGGGGCCCCAGAATGCTAAAAGATTTACCCACAAACGTCAGTGTAATCACCAGGAAAGAAATCGCCGAAAGTAACGCTCACAACGTGGGAGAAGTCCTTAAAAACAGATTGGGCGTAGAAGTAAGAAGATATGGAACCTTGGGAGCTCCCTCTTACATTGGGCTTCGGGGTTGTTCCGCATATCAGACACTAGTAATGGTCGATGGTCGCTCTATAAATAGCACCTCAGATGGAATAGCCGACCTGAGCCAATTTTCCATAGACAATATTGAAAGAATAGAAGTTGTGCGCGGTCCTGCCTCAGCCCTCTACGGTGCCAATGCTCTGGGAGGAGTAGTCAATATCATTACCAGAGAAGCAAAAGACGAGAAGGTAACAGCTGATGTAAATTTTGGTTTAGGAAGTTTTGGCACCCAGATAGCTAGATTAAATTTCGGAACAAAAGATACCAATATTAAAACCTACTTTACAATAAGTAACAATACTTCCAACGGCTGGCGGGAAAATAGTGCGTATGACAACCATAATTTTACAGGGAGATTAGCATACAGTGCCGGGAAAATCGGAAATTTTGAACTTAGAGGCGGTTACCATAGAGGAAAACTGGGACTACCCGGTGTTAATTATACGTTTGACTCAAGTACATGGGAAAAAATTATTTTAGAGGAAAAATTCGCATCCGACCCTAACCACAATCAGGAGGACGAGAAAGAATACGCCATTTTAGAATACTCAAATGGAGGAGAAAATTCAAAATTGTTGCTCAAAGCCTATGGCAGTAACGACCAAAGGAGAGACCGAAATCCCGATGAGCTAAGAGATGACCTTCACGAAAATGTTACCCGGGGAGTAGAGACTCAGTTAGATACTCTATACGGGATAACACTCGGTATGGACATTCACCAGGATGAATATAAGCAGAGAAATAAAATCAATTCACAGACCATAATTGGTGAAAGGACCTTAAATGAATCTATCTTTCTCCAGGAGATTCTATCCCTTAAGCCATTGACTACAACAATGGGCCTCCGCTACGACAACCATTCAGCATATGGAGGTCAAATAAATCCCAGTTTCAGTTTGGTCTATCAGCTCTCTCAGCCAGGAGAATCTTTAAAACTTTCGTTCAATCTGGGAAGGGGCTTTCGAGCGCCAACGTTCTGCGATCTATACCAGCCTTACACAGATTATGGTTATCAAGCAGAGGGGAATCCCGATTTGAAGCCAGAAAAGGCCTGGGCTTATGACCTTGGATTTGAACACCAATTAGGGAATTTTTTATTAAGCAGGGTGACCCTATTCGAGACCAACATAGAGGATTTGATAGAGTGGGCAATGGATCCATCTTTTATATGGAGGCCTTCTAACGTCGCCCAAGCCTATAGCCAGGGCGTAGAATTAGAATTTATCCATCAAATTATGTCAGGACTTTCTCAGAGCATAAATTATACCTATATCCGCAGCGCAGGGAAGAAAGAAGGAGAAGATAAGTATGAAATTGCGCCTTATAATCCCCACAATCGAGTCAACTACAGGATTAATTATGCTAACAATTTTGGTTTAAAGTTAAGTTTAGGAACAGAATATGTTGACGAACAATGGAGCGATAGAGGAAAGACAGGGGATAAATTACCAGACTGCTTTTTGCTTAATGCGAGGATTGCTCAAAGAATCAGAAATCTGGAAGCGTATATTTCTCTCGATAACATTCTTGATAAAAAATACCAGACAGTTTTTGGCTATCCAATGCCCGGCAGGAGAATTTTTGCAGGAATCTCCTGGAAATTAGGTTCATAA
- a CDS encoding cob(I)yrinic acid a,c-diamide adenosyltransferase encodes MEEKGLIQIYTGDGKGKTTASIGQAIRAKGHKFKVCFVYFFKNLKDFSYGEVEVLKGLGIEIVNFVPQHPHFYKNIPPEGIREKCLKAIESIKEIFQKNYDMVILDEILIALRDGFLKEEEILQLLEKKPESLEIILTGRGATKKIIKRADLVTEMKKIKHPFHRGVKERRGIEY; translated from the coding sequence TTGGAAGAGAAAGGATTAATTCAGATTTATACCGGCGACGGAAAAGGTAAAACTACAGCGAGCATCGGTCAGGCAATAAGGGCAAAAGGACATAAGTTTAAAGTATGCTTTGTTTACTTCTTCAAAAACCTGAAAGATTTCTCTTACGGTGAGGTGGAAGTCCTGAAAGGACTAGGAATAGAAATTGTTAATTTTGTTCCTCAGCATCCCCATTTCTATAAAAATATTCCACCGGAAGGGATAAGAGAAAAATGTCTGAAGGCAATAGAGTCTATTAAGGAAATATTTCAGAAGAACTATGACATGGTAATTTTAGACGAGATACTGATTGCTTTACGGGACGGATTTTTGAAGGAAGAAGAAATTTTGCAGCTTCTGGAGAAGAAACCAGAGTCCTTAGAAATTATTTTAACTGGAAGAGGAGCAACCAAGAAAATTATAAAAAGAGCAGATTTAGTAACCGAGATGAAGAAAATAAAACACCCCTTTCATCGAGGCGTAAAAGAAAGAAGAGGCATCGAATATTAA